ACTTCACCACCACCACTTCAATTCTCTGAACCCtttttttcccatttcaaCACTCCAATCCTTCTCTCATTCTCTCACTCAAAATATGGCTTTAAACAATTCCCTCTTTCTCATTCTCCCTCTCATATTCTCCCTCTCTGTCTTTCACCCCACATCAGGTAATTCCTAATCCAACTTCCACACATGTTTATATTCATATGtgttcataattttcttaattttgttggGTGTTCTTAGTTTTGGGAATCTCAGGGAATGAAGATTCAAAGCAGAAGGAATTGGCTATTGGGTCAAGGCCACCAAAGTGCTTCAACAAGTGCTTGAATTGCAAGCCATGTGTTGCTGCTTTGGTCATTTCTCAGCGCCACAAAGGTGATGATAGTAACAACGGCGGTGTTGTTTCTAATTTGGAGGCGGCTCAAGTTCCCAAAGATGATGCCTATTATCTTCTCTCATGGAAATGCAAGTGTAAAGATAAGTACTTTCAACCtcgaaaaacataaaaacacttccatttttcattgtttcacCCAAATTTTTATGTATGCCTACGTATCATAATATAGTGATTCTTgagagagtttttttttggtgCTTTTTCTTCTGCTCTCTTTGTTCAAGGGAATGGAACTGAATGTAAATTTACaagattttgatttgaaaaacATGTGGGCATTAAGTGTGGAATGTATGAGTATTTAATGCATATAAGTTAGTTGTTTTCGTTGAATCAAATGAATGGATTGCTCATAAACTGTCCATTGGACCACTCtacttctgttttttttacccttttcaaGCATTAATATTCAGTAAAGTTATTGCATTTTGATCAAATTAGCCTCAAACTCAAAAGGGTAAGCAAAAGAATGttcaaaagaaagagagaggatgTGAAGAGACATAAGTTTGTAACTATTTGAGATTATCTTGATGGGTTAATGTCTAGTAATCCTGTGGTTGAATGGTCATAGTCATGCTACTGTGCTTGTCCCGACCAGTTTTAGGGCTGCAGCTAACCAAATCTTTGAATTTAAAGCTCGTTTCTTCACAGCAGATGAAAAATGGGTCTGAAATGAATCAACCCTTGTTTTTATATTCAACTTAGACATGATAGCAGCAGCAGAGCAGAAAGAGGATGATGTTTCTCATCTACATGTTCGATCtttgagattccacatcagttgaaaatgagaacaaaacattatgtataagagtgtggaaacttctaacagacgtattttaaaaaccttgagaggaagtccgaaggtgaaagtccaaagaggacaatatctgctagcagtgggcttgaactattataaatggtatcaaagccatgtATCAATGATGTTAGATACTCAAAGCCATATCGGTGGAtgttgggccctcaagggagTATCAAAGCAATGTGCTGGCAAGAATGTTGGGTCTTGaaagtggtggattgtgagatactaTATCGGTtgtaaaagtgtgaaaacctttccctaacaaacgcgttttaaaactttgagaaaaaatataaaacgaaaaagtccaaaatagacaatatctactaaacGATTACTCGTTACTTGTATGTATATTGAGAGATAGCCCATCAGATCCAACCAAAAGTTTTGAGACCTCGTGCAGATGATAAGAGAGGCAAAATGATGTAATATATATTCGAAATGTTCCCATCATATTGGCAAATTCAATGTGATAGGACCATATTAACGACTGTGTCGTCAACGACATGACATTTTACCTTATTTTTCGCCATCATCGAGTTAATGGGTTATGCCTTCGCCTTGAGGCGGTGTTCACTAGTTTAGCTCACAATGGCCGATTATTGTTTTGGGGTTCTTTAGATTATGATGAAGTCTCAAACTTTAGTTGTACTCTGGCttgaagaaagggaaaaaagaaagccGCAGATTCTGACATGCCCCCATCATTCGTGTACTATGATCAGTGATATCAGTGATATGTGTCGCATTTAAAACCACAGGAGTTCTTTATTACTTTCTTAATGTTGAACGACCAGTTTTTCAGACGTACTATTAGAAGCTAGAAGATCATTTGTGCTATAAAATGTAGTTTATGGCTTAAGAATTATGATCTAATGATTTGTAAATGTAGGTAGTAATCAATTTTCAATCCCCAAAAGAACACAATTTCTCTGTTGTTCTTATAAACAGACCTGCTGTGAGAACAACAATAGTATaaagaatctattaaaatatgTCGGTATAGCTCAATTAGTTAAGATATAAACAAATCTACACACTTCCGGTGTTATATATATCATTGGCAGCTTAAccccttttgttttctaaGTCATAATAGCATAAACAAAGTTCAGATCATGGACAAAGGGAAGCTTCATGAGCACCTGCTGCATCATTGATAGAAGTATCTCATCATGATGAACAGCTTTTGGGCAATAAGTATGTAACCAAGCAGGGCCTTCAGTTCCCCACACTCTCGGATGGTTTTCAGATGATGTTTTATAGCTTAGCACAGAAATTCTTGTAGAAATACAGTAAGGCCacacaaataagaaaatgcaGCCTATGACAATAGATGTATATAAAGGATTTAGGCCTCCCTATGTCTTTTTGCATACCAATATTTAGTTGTATAAAATTACCTTGTGATATACTATGAGATTACCTCCAGCACAACTGCAAACTGTGCATCCCTGTGTCCAATCCTTCTTTGCAACCTCGTTTGTAAggaaaatttaaactaagaTTACTATGTAATTCCAAAACTATGTCATAGTATTATAATTCGTCATCATGAAGGAAGAATAATAGTTAAACCTTCAATTACGTGTGTGGACACTCAAATCCATTGCTTCTGCTACAGCTTCAATGGTTGACATTACGAAGTTAGATATCTATTGTAGAAATTGTCATCTAAAGAACATTTTTGTATCACACAGAATGGTTTCCCATGTATAAAGATGAGCTAGTAATTCAAATCTGAGGGTGATGGAAATTTTGGAAACGTGCCTTGTTGTTTAGGGTGGGGAGATCCGTCTATGACAATGGAAGATGTCCAGCCATAAGTGCATAGAGGATGTCTGCAGCTGCACCATCATAACCCTGACCTCCAAGAACCTGCAGCAtatgtaataattttaaaaacagtaTGATAAAAAAGACATTAACGTATTCCTGGCAGAAAGAAACAAGACATAATCATTCGCAATCTAATGAATGAAACCACCTACTTATGAGCATTTTATCGATATACAGTACATTACTTCTGGACACAGTGCACTCAGTCCAAATTCAGAAACCTTCCAGATTTCAAGGAAATATAGGATTAATAAGGAACAGAGCACATGAATTCTTTTTGTCCAGAACCATGAATTTTATCCCTCTATTTAAAAGTTTGCACCTTAATGTCCCAGTGGTGCACACCCTTGTTGTGACAATGAGCAAGTGCACCTATAAGTTGTTGAAGGTATCGCCTAGACTAAATTTTGGGAAGCTTCTTCTGAAGAACCTGTGCAGATCAATACACATAATATGGTTTCAATATTTACCAATCTAATGTAAAGAAGGAGATAACAGTATTCAGCTGAAAAAAACCCGTACTATTTTATTAGACAGTTCATGTAACCGCCTAAGtccacagctagcagatattgtcctctttgagcttcctttcaaggtttttaaaactcatctgctaggaagaggctTTCCCACcgttataaaaaatgttttgttctactcTCCAATCTGAGGTAGAATCTCACATTTCACCACTCGAGACAAACtcaagaataatatatatctttgCCCGGCTAGCGAGCACCTGGAATTTAGGGGGAGATAGAAAACCATAGAGGAAAGATACACGATGCCAAAAGCAGGAAGCCAACTACAGATAACTCCTACGAGTTATGTGATATTACGTCATGAACGTACCTGATGCAGACGGGCAATATGTGGATGCCtaacaattttcattattgaCATCTCCCTCTTAATCTGAAAGagaatttaaattaacaaaaagatTTAGATCATGAAACAAAGGGCAAGTATCATTATGAGTGTGTGTGTAATGACAGCATCCTTCCAGAACATGCATGTCGCAGGCTTCTTTAATTCCTGACTTTAAAGGGCAGACCCCTCCACGAAATCCCTGAGTTTGTtcatttcttgatttctttgaGTATTTTTTCAATCATTAGGAAATAACATAacatgtgagatcctacgtcgaatcgattggagagaagaacaaacgccagcaaggatgctggcccaaaaaaggtaaattgtaagatctcacgtcggttgaaaaggagaatgaatcattctttataagagtgtggaaatctctctctaccagacgggttttaaaaactttaaggggaagtccaaaaggaaCAATATCcactagcggtaggcttggactggtcttggacggttacaaaatGCGGTTACAAAATGGGTATCGAGATGTCGATTTTTGAGGATGGCAAAGCTTAAACCATGGCAAAAGGCATCTCCACATACAGAGAATCCTTATTAGAGTGATAAGCAAAATGAATCTTGAAGTAAGTAGTGTATCCATGTGCCTTACCTCCATAATCgtttatatatcttttttttacaCTACCAAGCGAAATTAATGCGCAAATTAACAGGTAAGATATCCAGTTTGTACTTCAGTAAAGGGAGAGTGGGGTTCAAAATTGATAAACAAGAAGCCTGGATTGAATAATACAACCGGTTGGGCATCGAGTTGATACTAAATGCATATGCTGACCCTTTACATGAACATGGCACAGAGAGTCGCTTCATGATCGCATTACCcagaagaaaatgcaatcCCGCGATGGTTTTCaactaaagaaaacaaatatccATAAGCATAAGCATCCAACGTGACAGAAAAAACATCAACAAAAAGTATCAAATAAGAAAAGGTAAGTTCTCAactattttattctaaaacaCAAATCGGCGTGAGCTGAACGGCCGAGCCTAAAATGGAATTCGAATAGTACACCTCAGCTTTGACCAAAGACAATAGCGATCAATTTTGTATCCTTATCCACCTATTTCACTTAATTAGATATAGAACCAAAATGTGAGGAGCATCTTGAAGAACAATAATTCAGAGAACTGATGACAAAACGCCGGTGAGATGCTTACCAGAATTTACTTCATCACCGGAGGAGCAACTCTGAGTATTGGAACGAAAATAATGGGTCtggtgaaagaaaaattaagtgatttctttttcttaaacgaaataaaataaaggataagttaaaaaataaaataaaatatatatatatacctaaTTTAACAGCTCGTTACGGAGCCCATTACCAAGCTTGGAAAGCCCATTTAACAGCTCGTTACGGAGCCCATTTCCAAGCTTGGAAAGCCCATTTAACAGCTCGTTACTGAGCCCATTAATCTACCATATATCTATTAATCACCCATATTGGTATGATTCGATAGACATAATCatgcaatttattttatagtcAATTCTCCATCAAAACTAAAATGTATTTGACATgttgataaatttttattcattttcaagtCTTAAATATacaagttttaattattagtagGTTATGAGatgtgaattatttttatttaaatttgatgttagttttttttaagaattttaattaatattcgaatattttatttaaccaTTTCTTCCTACTTCAAAACCTATCTATCGACAAGAAAGAAACGACGAGCTATGGTGGGGTCCATTTGGGGAGATTCTTCTTTCTGATTGGAAGATGAAAAAGGTGATGGAAAAATGAACGGTCTTGATTGTCCATAAAGAAATCAATGATCGCAAATTGACTAGGGACATCTCACCCGaatatgatatattaatttcttttggaaAGTTTCATTCTATATATtacaagaataaaataaataaatagatttactcaattaataaaaataaaattaattaattttggaaagTAAGAAACAAGGAGctgaaagaaatagaaaaaaaataaaataaatctgtgatttgtttaaaaagtagttataatttttattaacattattttcttattttaattattatgtaaattCCAAAAACATATGgacgaaaaataaattttaattaaaattccaAAGAGATGGACcataatatatcaattttcCATACTTTAGCCATCATTATTGAACACCCACTTGAAATTACAACAATACCCCCAAATTGGCATAGTCCCCCAATCGCTGTTCTTATTTTCGATGACTTTTAAGACTCACCGTTGAACCAAGCCGTGGGCACCACCAGTGACGCCGACTTTCCCTCTGGGCTCGACCAGGTGGGTCCCCGGATGCTACATTCAGCCACTCCTCGGCGAGAGTGGTATAAACGTAAATTTGAGAAGCTCTGAGGGCTCGCTGTCAAGATTGTGGAAGTAGTTTTCGTGATCACGTGAATAATTTAACGAGAATCGTTAAAAATTTGACACGCCACCAATCAACGGTGTTCATAGGTCATCAGTCACGTGACGTATTAACAATACTGGGTCCCACTTCTACTCTCTAAAATGTCTACATTTAAATTGCAAGTTtggtttataatatattaaatattcttcaattaacaataataaattttactctttcaataaaataagatgaaattatcataattaataaatcaaataattcctttctaattaattttacgAGCTTCAAAGTTCATGCACGGGTATTAATGTAAGTTAAATAGTATATACCTTTTATGAAGGAATAATTTATACcctttataaataagaaatagtCAAACGTTTCTTTATGACTGAAACAATTCATATCCAGTAGGATGGTGGATATGTatgttgattttgttttatattcaCTTGGTTCATGTGACTCCCTTGTACTTGGTCAAAGCCCAAGTGTTCCTCGAGGCTGCTCGAGCCTACACCTTTGTGTGTCTCGTCTatgcatattttctttattgattAGCCACATGGCAAGACGATTTTATCTcataataaaagttttttgGGCTCGTATGGATTTCGAAGATTGGAAGAATGTGATTGAGTTCCCAAGAATCATACATTGAACAATGTTGCTAgtatatcaaattcaaattgaatAGCATTTAGACATCTTTGTTTGGAGCCACATTACCGACTACTAGTTGCTAAAAGAGAAAACCAAACAGCCAAACCTCGTGCGTACACGGTTTTCTTAGTCCTCACACGCCCGACGTCTCAGATTTCATATTCAATTGCCACTAATTCTCCTATAAGAATACCCCGCGCCACCGCCATTGTTATGGGTCAGCTCTCGAGGAACTGATACATACCAGGCAAGAACAACTTCGTATGCAATAACAAGCTCAAGAATACCTTCATAACAATGATTCTGAGAAGCGCTTCGACTCCCCTCTTCAATTCATGGTTACACCATTCAAGAGATTCATACCTGGAGCCGGAGATCGTGAACCAAATCCCTAGGGCGCGTTCCATTGTGCTCTGTTGCTCACCCAGTTGCACATCACCGATAATCGATGACTCACCCAGGAAGATTACTCGGGCGTTGTCCGAGACGGATCTTCGGGACATGTCCATGAATAAGATGAAACCCTTTAACAGAACTCTGAGTGGGTTTTCTGAGGTTGACGAAGAGAGAGATGTAATCGGGTTTAGCCGCTCCAAAACGGCGTCATTGAGGCGTGAATCGATTTCTGAAACTGGGGATAGGGATGGTGGGTTTGTGAATGTTCTGGTTGGTGGTGGAGTTGGTGGTAGTGGTGGAAGGATCAGTGGCGGCGGAGGATCCGACGGTGGCGACGATGGGAGTTTCGGGATTGGAGATTCGAATCATGGAAATGACAATACGGATCTGCACTATCAGAAAATGATCGAGGCAAATCCTGGGAATTCAATGCTTTTGAGCAATTATGCACGGTTCTTGAAAGAGGTATATCCAATTGCTATATCATAGAAGAAAAACTCTTATCCGATTTCGAACATTACTGGTTTCTGGTATTTACAAGGATTTTTACGGGTAATAGGTACGTGGGGATCTTGTAAAAGCTCAAGAATATTGTGGAAGGGCGATTCTGAGCAATCCAGGCGATGGTAATGTCTTGTCTATGTACGCCGATCTGATATGGGAAACTCAAAAGGACACTCCAAGAGCCGAGAGTTACTTCAATCAAGCCGTTCAAGCTGCCCCTGATGACTGGTAAGCTTTTAGATTATTTGATGATGAACTTCACACTTTTTCATGGGAGTTATGGTTGTTTAATGTCATATTGATTGCTCTTATGGTGCAGTTATGTTCTAGCATCATATGCACGGTTTCTTTGGGATgctgaagaagacgaagaagaagaagaagatggctTAATCGAAAAGCCAGCGACAAGCTTCTTTCAAGGAGTTCATACCCCACCTCCTCTTGCTGCCGCATCTTAATAGCTCTTGGACTTCCCC
This sequence is a window from Cucurbita pepo subsp. pepo cultivar mu-cu-16 chromosome LG04, ASM280686v2, whole genome shotgun sequence. Protein-coding genes within it:
- the LOC111793391 gene encoding EPIDERMAL PATTERNING FACTOR-like protein 1 isoform X1, giving the protein MQCRSKTKAIPFPFTVAFLSTLHHHHFNSLNPFFPISTLQSFSHSLTQNMALNNSLFLILPLIFSLSVFHPTSVLGISGNEDSKQKELAIGSRPPKCFNKCLNCKPCVAALVISQRHKGDDSNNGGVVSNLEAAQVPKDDAYYLLSWKCKCKDKYFQPRKT
- the LOC111793391 gene encoding EPIDERMAL PATTERNING FACTOR-like protein 1 isoform X2, with translation MQCRSKTKAIPFPFTVAFLSTLHHHHFNSLNPFFPISTLQSFSHSLTQNMALNNSLFLILPLIFSLSVFHPTSGNEDSKQKELAIGSRPPKCFNKCLNCKPCVAALVISQRHKGDDSNNGGVVSNLEAAQVPKDDAYYLLSWKCKCKDKYFQPRKT
- the LOC111792370 gene encoding uncharacterized protein LOC111792370 translates to MILRSASTPLFNSWLHHSRDSYLEPEIVNQIPRARSIVLCCSPSCTSPIIDDSPRKITRALSETDLRDMSMNKMKPFNRTLSGFSEVDEERDVIGFSRSKTASLRRESISETGDRDGGFVNVLVGGGVGGSGGRISGGGGSDGGDDGSFGIGDSNHGNDNTDLHYQKMIEANPGNSMLLSNYARFLKEVRGDLVKAQEYCGRAILSNPGDGNVLSMYADLIWETQKDTPRAESYFNQAVQAAPDDCYVLASYARFLWDAEEDEEEEEDGLIEKPATSFFQGVHTPPPLAAAS